The following nucleotide sequence is from Nitrospira sp..
TGCCCCAGCCAGGAGTGCATCGGGCTGAAGACGACCCCATGTTCGATGGTGCGAAGCAATTCTTCGTCGGACTTGAGAAAGGATTTGAAACGATGGAAGTTCGCCGGCGGAACCCGTAACTCCGCCGCGCCGGGGCCGTCCCCCCATCCGCCGGTGCCGTGGCAGGTGAGACAGTGTCGTTCGTAGACACCTTTGCCGCGGGTGACATCGGCAGGAAAGTCTTGCGCCGAGGCGGGGGACGCGGCCAGGCTTACGAACCACAGGGCGGAAACGACCAACAGACTGTCGGTCCGACAGGAGCGCGAAGCGTGCGGCATGGCCAATCGTCCTCAACTCTTCTTCGTCGTGTGGGCGATGAAGGGCGAAAAGTGCTGTTGTAGTTTGGTGCTGCCGCATTTCGGGCATTGCACCTCGCCCTTTTCATGTTGTTTGAGCGTGACGACGATCAACGACTCTTTGCCGCAATCCAAACAGGTATAGTCGTACATGGGCATGGGGTCTCGCGCCTCCTACCGGTTGACCTTCTCCGTATCCCCTTCACCCTCTCCCCAGCAGGCGACGATTTGGGCCATCTCCGCGAGCCGCGCCGCCGTCCGGCCGTAGACACTGTCGTGCGGATACAGGCCGTCGGGGCCTCGTTCGCCGGCGGGGACGCCGGTCAGGAGTTCGAGGGCATCTTCGATGGTATCCACCGCGTAGACGGTGAACAGGCCGGCCTCCACCGCCTCCACGACCTTCCGATTCAGGGCCAGGTGTTTGATGTTGCGAGAGGGGATGATCACTCCCTGCGAGCCCGTCAACCCGCGGCGCCGGCAGGATTCGAAAAAGCCCTCGATCTTTTCGTTCACGCCGCCGATGGGTTGGATTTCTCCCAGCTGGTTGACCGAGCCCGTGACGGCCAGCGCTTGGCGGATGGGAAGATTCGCCAGGCTGGAGAGCACGGCGGTCAGCTCCGCGACGGCGGCGCTGTCGCCTTCGACCTCGGAATAAGTCTGTTCGAACGTCAGGGTCGCACTCAACGCGAAGGGCTGAGTCCCGGCGAACTTCCCTGCCAGGAATCCCGCCAGCGTCATGACCCCCTTACTGTGGATCTCTCCGGCCAACTCGACTTCACGTTGAATGTCGATGAGGCCCTTCGTGCCGACATAGGTGCGCGCCGTGATTCTGGTGGGGCGGCCGAACGCATAGTCGCCCAGTTGATAGACGGAAAGCCCGTTGACCTGGCCGACCACTTCGCCCTGCAGGTCGACCATCAGGGTGCCCTCGCGGATTTCGTCCTGGATCCACTGTTCCGGCAGATCGGCTCGATGGCGCTGGTGGTCCAAGGCCGATTCGACATCCGCGCGTGTCACGAAGGAATGGCCGTCCTTCTTGGCCCAATAGCCGGCTTCGCGGATCAAGTCGCTGACCAGGCTGAAGCGCAGGGACAGCCGGTCGTGGCGGTCGGCAAAGCGGAACCCTTGCCGGATGACTTCCGCCACCGCGTCGGCGCCGAAATGCGGGAGCGACTCCTCCCGGCACAGTTTGGCGATGAAGCGGGCATATTGTCGCTCCTGCCGCTCGTCATGCGGCACCTCGACGTCGAAATCGGCCTTCACCTTGAAGAGTTTCGAAAAGTCTTCCTCGTAGGCCTGCAGGAGGTGGTAGATCATCGACGTGCCCACCAGAATCACCTTGACCGACACCGGGATCGGTTCCGGCCTAAGCCCTGCCGTGGCGAAGCCGTAGAACTCGCCGGGGTCCTCGATCGTGACGGCGCCGGTTTTGATGACCCGCTTCAATGCATCCCAGGTAAAGGGTTGACGCAACACGTCGAGGGCCTGCAGGATCAGGTACCCGCCGTTGGCCTGCAGCATGGCGCCGGCCTTGATCTCGGTGAAGTCCGTATACATGACCCCCAAGTGCGCCCGCCGCTCGATCTTGCCGATGAGATTGCCGTAGGTCGGGTGGGGTTCTTCTACCACCGGCGCGCCGGCCGTCGCATCATGAGACACGATGAGATTCACGGCGAAGCGCGTCATGTCGGGGCGACGCACCTGTTCCAACCCTGGGATCGGAAGGATCGGGCCGCTGTGGGGGAGGAAGTCTTTGTATTGGTGAATGATGTCGTGGTGGACCCGCTGCAAGTGCGTGGTGACGGGTTTGAGCGCTTGATAGGTTCGCTGCAACGTCTCGTAGGCCCCTTGCATGACGTTGGCCACGATTTGGCGATCCAGGTGATGCAGGCCCTGTTCGGCCTCGCGTTCCAGCGCGTGCATGCGCACGTGAAACTCGCGCAGGTCGCTCTCCAGCGACTTCCGGCGTTCGGTCAGGCTCTCCTGCGCTTGCTCGGACAGCTCCTCCATGTCCTTTTCGCTCATGGGCCGATCGTTCTTCAGGGGCACGAGCCCGAAGCCGACCGGCGTTTCCTCGAACCCGAAGCCGCGTTCGCGACAGAGCTTGGTCAGCTCATGAAACAGGGCCTTCTTTCGGCCTTCGGTCTCTTCGATGATCTTGGCCTTGGCATCCAGATACTTCTTGCCTTCGAACGCGGCGGGAATGTCGTGCCGGAGGCCCTCGATGAAGGTGCCCATTTCGCGTTTGAACGCGGCGCCCTGTCCGGCGGGGAAGGCCAGGCAGATGGGCCGTGACGCGTCCTGAAAGTTGTGGACGTAGCAGAGGTCCGACGGCGGCGGCGCGGACTGCGCCATCCGCTTGACCATCTGCCGCACGAGCGTTCCCTTCCCCGTGCCGACCGGGCCGGACACGAAGATATTGAAGCCGACGCTCTTCATCTGCAGGCCGAACTCCAGCGCCTCGACCGCCCGCTCCTGTCCGATGGTTTCATCGAGCGGTTCGATCTCGCTGGTGTCCTCGAAACCCAACCGGCCTGGGTCGATGGTGGGGGCCAGCAGGCTGGCGGGGAGCTTGTGTTTGTCCGACATCACGTCTGGTCCTACAGTTTCAGCGTCGGGGGTGGTTGAACGATTGTGGCATGCAGGCCCTTTTCACCTGGTTCCTCTTCAAAGACCACCTCTTGACCATCTTCCAGCTTCTCGAACGAGAGGCCCTTGAGGGAGTTTTTGTGAAAATACACTTCTCCGCCGCCGTCCTTCAGGATGAAGCCGTAGCCCTCATCCGGGAAGAGTTTGCTCACCACGCCATGCAGTGGCGGCAGGGGTTCCGTGCGAACGACTTTGTTGGCGCGCTTCTCACGGAATTTGCGCAATTCGATCGCCACCGCGTCGAAGGCGGCCCGAATGGCTTCCTCGAAGGTCTTGTCTTCCTTGCGGGCGGTCATGGTGTGGCGGGTCGGGACCGTGACCAGCACCAAGGCTTCCGCGACATTGTCCAGCTTCTTGTGGTGGCGGTTCTTGGTGAGGGTGACGCGTCCATGGATGATATCGTCATGGCCTCGTTGCAGGTCGGCCATGCGGGCTTCGATTTCGGTTTTCCATCGGGGGGTCATGGCGACATTGCGGCTCTCGATTTCTAGGTTCATTCTGCCTCCTCTCTGCAGGGTGGTACGGGACCCACTCCCGGACTCAGCAAGGCACATGCCTTTCCCTGGCCGGACCGGGTTGCTCCTCGCGATGACCGAATCGGCTAAAAGTGAAGCATTTGCCGGTCCTGCCGATCGGACGGATCGGTTCGACGGGAAAGCACTGGCGCATTATTCCTCAGTACAGGATCGGTCGCTGAAGCCCAATGCACCAGCGGCAGCGGAGAATCGTGCTAAATGGCCGCCCTCTGCGGGAATGTGTCTTGCGTAAGGGGCAGGTATGGCGGTGCTGAAGAAGTCTGCGCTGGAACGCTACCTTCGGGACCGGTTCGGTCCTTCCACGGAGGTGCTGGCTTATGGTCCGATCGGGAAAGAAACCAGCGGCGCCCAATACAAACAATATGGCTATGGCGCGCCGGTCCGCCTGACCTTTCGGGTGGAGGGGCAGGTGCGACAGGCCGTCTTGGGGACGATGAGTCCGGGCCCCTTCGGCCACGAACATCCGGCCGACCGGGCACAGGCAATGCTCTGGGACTATGCCTGTTATAGCCGCCTGCCGAAACACATCGCAGCGCTGGATGTCGGGGCCTTTACCGCCCGCAACGACTTGATGTCGGTGGCGGCGGCAAAGGAATTTTTCCTGCTCACCCAGTGGTCGGAAGGGGAGACCTACAACAAGGATCTCGAACGGTTGGCGCAGGCGGCCAAGCCGACCGCCATGGATCGGAAGCGAGTGACGGCGCTCGCCGACTATCTGGCCACGATTCACCGGGTGAAACATCGTGACCCGCAGCTCTACCGGCGGCGGCTGCGGGAATTGCTCGGTCACGGCGAATGCATCATGGGCCTGACCGACAGTTACCCCGACCGGTTTGCGTTCATTTCCCAAGAGCTGCTCGAATCGATCGAAACCGCCTGCAACCGCTGGCGCTGGCGATTGCGGGCGAAACATGCGCGTCTCTCGCAAGTGCACGGTGACTTCCATCCCTGGAACGTGCTCTTTCGGCGCGGCACCGATTTCTCGGTGCTCGACCGTTCGCGTGGCGAATGGGGTGAACCAGCCGACGACGTCACCTCGATGTCGATCAACTATCTGTTTTTCTCGCTCTGCCGCCATGGCACGTTGACAGGGTCGCTGGAAACGCTTTTTCAGAGCTTCTGGGAGCGGTACTTGACCCAGAGCGGTGACCGCGCCGTGCTGGAGACCACCGCGCCGTTCTTTGCCTTTCGCGGCCTCGTGCTCGCCAGCCCGCTCTGGTATCCGAAACTCTCGGTCGGCATCCGGCGGAAGATCTTCCGCTTCATCGAAAACGTTTTGGCAGCGGACCGGTTCGATCCGGCCGATGTGAAGCGGTATTACGCGTGAGCAGCCCATGAAGCCATCGCCCTTCGCGCTCTGGCTCACGGGCCTTCCGGCCTCGGGCAAGAGTTCGATCGTCGCGAGTCTGACACCGAGACTGCAGGCCTTGGGGCTGGACGCCGAGGTGTTGGAGTCGGACGAACTCCGCCGGATCCTGACGCCGACGGCCAGTTACTCTCAGGAGGAGCGCGATGTGTTTTATCGCGCCATGACCTTCATGGGGTCGCGGTTGTTGGCGCATGGGGTGAACGTGATCTTCGATGCCACCGCCAGCCGCCAGGTCTATCGGGACTTTGCCCGGTCGTTGATTCCGCAGCTGCTGGAGGTGTCGATCGATTGTCCGCTGGAGGTGTGCATGGCCCGTGACAAAAAAGGCACCTACCAGCGAGGCCTCGCGGGCGAATCGTCCACCGTGCCGGGTCTGCAGGTGCCCTATGAAAAGCCAGCCAAGCCGGATCTCACGATCGATACGACGGTGCTCTCGTCCGACGGGGCCGCGGAGCAGATCCTGGCGTTGATTCAAGCTCGTCGTCCTGCTTGAGGAGGATGTCGATCCATGCCTGCCTCACTCAACCACATCCATGCTGATACGCCGATGGGGGCGAACCTCGTGGCCGACGGGGCCACCTTCCGGGTCTGGGCACCGCAGGCCAAGGCGGTCTACGTCCTGGGAGACTTCAATCGACGCCGGCGCAACGACGCCTCGCTGCTGACGCGCGACGGACAGGGCCATTGGCGGGGGTTCGTCCGAGGCGTCAAGGATCGGCAGCGCTACATGTTCTACGTCGTGGGCGAAGGAGGCGAGGGGCTGAAGCGCGACCCCTATGCCCGTGAGTTGGAATCACCCTTCCCCGCCGAATGCATCATCCGCCGGACGGATTTCCCGTGGCATGAGAGCGGCTACGTCACCCCGCCGTTCCATGAATTCGTCATCTACCAACTCCATGTCGGCACCTTCTTCACGCCGAACCTGCCGCGCAAGGGCGGCACGTTTCTCGACGTGGCGCGCAAGGTACCGTATCTGGCCGAGTTGGGCGTGACGGCGTTGCAACTCATGCCCATCCAGGAATTTCAGACCAGCTTCAGCCTCGGTTACAACGGCACTGATTACTTTTCGCCGGAGATGGACTTTGCCGTTCCTGATGCGGAGCTGACGCCCTACGTCACGGCGTTGAATCGCCTGCTGACGGCACGGGGCCTGCGCCGCTACCAGGCCAAAGATTTACGCGGCGAAATGAATCAGCTGAAGGCGCTGGTCGATCTCTGTCATCTACACGGGTTGGCGGTGCTGCTCGACGTGGTCTACAACCATGCGGGCGGCGACTTCGGCGACCAGAGCCTCTATTTCTTCGATCGTCAGCCCGTCGAGGGTGGGCAGCGGCACTCCCTGTATTTCACCGAGAAGGGCCATGCGGGTGGGCTGGTCTTCGATTTCGAAAAACCGGAGGTACGGGACTTTCTGATCCAAAACGCCAAGTTCTTCCTCCGCGAATATCGCGTGGACGGCTTCCGCTACGACCAGGTCAGCGTGATCGACCACGACGGTGCGCCGCAGGGCTGGCGGTTTTGCCAAGACCTCACCGATACGCTCCATGCGCAGCGGCCGCAGGCCCTGAACCTGGCGGAGTATTGGAATGTGAATCCCTATGTCGTGAAACCGACCCCGGAGGGCGCCGGATTCGACACGACCCTGACCGACGGGTTGCGCTTAGCCATTCGGGATGTCATCGGTAACGCCGCTGCGCCAGACGAACGTCCGCTGAACATGAGCGGCCTGGCCCGCAGCCTCTGGCCGGAGGGCTTCACGGAGCCCTGGCGGTTCGTTCAGGGGCCGGAGAACCACGACATCGTGTATCGTGGCCGGGAGTTGCGCATTGCGCGACTTGGCGATCCGGACCATCCGCGCTCGTGGTTCGCCCGCAGCCGGGCGCGTGTCGCCACGGGACTGAGCCTCACCGCGCCCGGCATTCCGATGCTCTTTATGGGGCAGGAATTCTTGGAGGACAAGCAATGGGCGGACGACTTCGTCGCCCACGCCGACCTCCTGCTCTATTGGGAAGGGCTCGACCGAGGCGACAAGCAGATGCAGGACCATCTACGGTTCACCCGCGAGTTGCTGGCCTTGCGGCGCCGCTTGCCGGCTCTGCGAGGCGGCGGCGTCCGCGTGCTGCACGTACATGATGCCAATCGCGTCCTGGCCTTTCACCGGTGGGTGGAAGGGGAAGGGCGGGATGTGATCGTGGCGGTGAGTCTCGCCAATTTTACCCGCGTCGGGTACCGCATCGGATTTCCCGTCGGCGGCCCCTGGCGCGAGGTCTTCAACAGCGACGTCTACGAAGGGTGGGTCAACGCCGGCGTGATGGGTAACGGTGGATTGGTGACGGCCGAGCCGCAACCGCTGCATGGCTACGGTTTTTCCGCCGCCGTCGTGCTCCCCGCCAACAGCCTCATGGTCTTTGCGCGGTAGGCCGCGAGCAAGTCGAGCAGGGCGTGAAGCGGATCAGCGGGGCCGCGCGATCCGCAGCAGGCTTTCTCCCGCCGCGAGCCGCGCGAATTGCCGCTTCATGGTGTTGACGCGGTCGAGGTAGCCACGGACGTCATGGGCGCCGCAACGTTGGTGCGGTGCCGGCCTGAGGCCGCGCGCGACGTAGGCCTGTCCGGCGCCGAGCCCGCAGAGATGGATGATCGCGGCCAAGTCTTGCTTCTGCCTGAGGCTCACCGGTCGATGGCGCGCGAGGCTCTCGGTGATGCCACGGTCCAGCAGGGCGGAGGTCAGTTCGATGGCGTGGCTCGGCAGGATGCGGCTGTAGAGGCTGTTGAACCAGCAGGCGTTCACGTCCTGGAGCGCTCCCCGCTCCACCACGCGATGGTTGTGGACGCAATAGCGTTTCGCCTGTTCGAAGGTCGCGTCGGTGATTTGAAACATGCCCACCGCGCTCGACGCCGGTCGGTACAGTTCGAGCGGATTCCAACTCGGCTGCCAGCGCCAATAGGTGCGCGCTACGGGATTACCCGCGCCTTCCACCTGGGCCAGCGCCGCCAACAGCTCCGGCGTGATGACGGCGGTGGCATGTTTGCGGAACAGCGGGCCGTACTCCCGCCAGGTTTCAAAGGGGCGTTTGTCCAGCGCCTCGTCCAACGCAAAGAACACTTCGGTCGGCTTGTGGGCCGCATGGTAGGCCCAGTTCACCCCCGCGCCGAACACGACGAGCAAGGCCGCGACGACTCCGAGCCGGATCGTCAAGGGCAGGGTCCGCAACGCGGCTCGCAAGAACGTCCCCCAGCCCCGCCGCGATTTCGAACGGCGGCCCCGCCGGTGGCGACCCTGCGATTCGCTGGACGAAAAATCCGACGCCATGGGGGTACTATAACGCAAAGCTCGCCTCTTGTTTAGCACTAACCTCGTCCGTATCCTACTGAGTCCTTCCTTGTTGGTCTGATTTCTGGCCCTCACGAAATACGTGTATTTGCCTGAGTGTTTCGTTCGACAGTAGTAGCCGGTAGACGTAGGATCCCGCCAACCGACTCTTGTGGCAGCGCGCATGGCTGTCGTCAATGGAAACCTGTACTGGTCCTTGATCATGAATCCTGATCGTGCAGGAGGGAGCAATGTATTGGAATAGGTTTGCAGACATCGAAGTCCTCCCGGATGGTGATAAGGACTACCTGAGCGTAATCCAACATCTCAATGTTCAGTACAGGCTCGGACTGGCGGAGGAGCTTGCGCAACCCTCAGGCCAGTCAAAGGACGAGCAGTCAAAGAAACCCGTTCGCCACATAAAGAAGAAGCCGTTAGGATTTTACAAGAACGCTAGTGAGCCCCCACTCCTGTTTGAGGTCGACCTAGATCTCGGCGCGATCGACGAACGGTATGGTGACAAGTCCCTGACGAACTACGAATGGACGCGGGTGTATCTGGTCAGGGTGTGTGCTGACAAGGCCGACAAAAAGCCCGAACAGTCTACGGACGAGTATGAGTGGTATTTGCTCGACGGAGAGAGCGGTGTTCTGCATGCGTTGAACGCAAAATTCGGCGGGATCAATATTAATGACTCTTCATACGCAAGTGAGTATCTCGATTTCTTCTGTTCGTTCTTGAGCGCGAAAGAGGGGGTCTTTGCACTCATCCAGCAAGAAGCGGATCTGAACCAGCTCGAAGATCAGGGGGAACGATTCGAGGCTGAACTTGACGAACGTCGTCGATACGCAGTGTTTGATGAAAAGAAAAAATACATCAACAAGATGTCATGGGGCAAGGTAGAGGAGAAGCTTAAACAGAAGCTCGAGGAACTGAAGGAACGGAATGGGCAACAGCGTGATTCTTCTGGCCAAGGTGCTAGCGCTGGGCCTGGGGATTCTGCTGCAACGGATTCTCGCACTGAGAACAAGAAGGTGCTGTATGGGTTGGTCTTGTACGGCAAGGAGGTTCGGGAATCCAGTTTTGAACTGACTGAATCCGGGATGGTCACTATGAGGGGGGATCAGGAGTGCCTGCGTGATCTGCCAGTTAGACGTCACACGACATGGCGCCACAAGAGATCCGGTCTCATTCGGTTTACCAAGAGCGCTTCCAGGAAGCGCATCCCTGCTGCTGAGTTTAAAAACTTGGTAGTGAGGGCAGTGGGAGTTGCGAGTTTTTATTTTGTGTTGATAGAGGAGAATGTGAAATTTGATCCGACCGATAAAGTGAGTGCACTTGAATGCCTGGATGTGCACTTTTTGGGTGAGGTGACTTTCGACCACTGCGATGTGACGGCGGTGTTTCGATTTGAGGATTGCAAGTTCCTCGGCGGTTTTCATGCTCCCGGCACAACCTTCAATTCCCAAGTCTCCTTCAAGAAGTCTGAAATCTTTTTTCTTTCTGAGACGTGGCTGGCCCAGTTATCTATGAAGAGGAAGAGGGGGGAGGGAGACTATCCGGTAGCGCTGACTTTGGACTATGCCAAGGTTAAGGGAAGCCTTAGTTTGGAATGGCTCACTTCCCATGGATCGGTGAGTGGCCGACATCTCACTGTCAAATCGGATGCCAGTTTTTCCGGGCTGCAGGTCCTACCGCTTGTGGGTAGAAGCAGCGAAGCTTGGACGGATAAGTCCAAGCCCGAGCCTAAGCCATACAAGGCTGCCCGTGGAAACGGCCCGGTGTTGTTGGATCTTCAGCGCAGTTCGTTCGCTGGATCCCTCAATCTAGGGATCTCCGTGGAAAAGGACGTGGGGCTGAAGCAAGGAACGCTGTTGCGGCGAACCCGCGTGACCGTGTGCGGTGATTGCCGGTTCGATACCATGTCGATCGGTAAGTCCCTCATCATTGAAGGGCTGGCAGTTGTGAGGCCGAGAACTGAGGAGGTTGACCTTAAGGACTTTCGATTTGGGGATTGTGACAGGACTCTTTCCATGTCCAATGTGACGGTCAATGGAAACATTCAATCCTGGGAGTACGATTCTTGGGACCTCTCCGGTCAAACGATCCCGCCTCCGCTCGTCGTCGATGGAACCATTGATCTGAGGTGGTCCAAGATAGGCGGTTATGTCGATCTCAGGATGTCGCAGGTGAGAAAAGATCTCGATTGCATCGGCATGCGCGCTGCCTGGCTTACGTTGGAGCCTTTCCGACCCGATGACGTTGCATCGAACGATGACCAGCGCCGGAAGGCAGACGAATTTGATTGGATACAGTATTCGGTTTTGGATCCATCCTCCCCTTCTCCACCGGTCGGGAATGCACCATCTGAATGGATGAAAGCCTTCGCATGGCGGATGTCGGCCATCGGGGGTGATCTAAAACTGGATAATGCGACCATTCCTGGCGGGGTGACGTTGACGGGTACGACGATTAAGGGAACGGTTGACGTACGTCTGGGTGCCCAACTGGGTCAGATCAAGGCCATGCCGGCGTTGGGAATTTGTACCGACATGA
It contains:
- a CDS encoding AAA family ATPase, whose product is MSDKHKLPASLLAPTIDPGRLGFEDTSEIEPLDETIGQERAVEALEFGLQMKSVGFNIFVSGPVGTGKGTLVRQMVKRMAQSAPPPSDLCYVHNFQDASRPICLAFPAGQGAAFKREMGTFIEGLRHDIPAAFEGKKYLDAKAKIIEETEGRKKALFHELTKLCRERGFGFEETPVGFGLVPLKNDRPMSEKDMEELSEQAQESLTERRKSLESDLREFHVRMHALEREAEQGLHHLDRQIVANVMQGAYETLQRTYQALKPVTTHLQRVHHDIIHQYKDFLPHSGPILPIPGLEQVRRPDMTRFAVNLIVSHDATAGAPVVEEPHPTYGNLIGKIERRAHLGVMYTDFTEIKAGAMLQANGGYLILQALDVLRQPFTWDALKRVIKTGAVTIEDPGEFYGFATAGLRPEPIPVSVKVILVGTSMIYHLLQAYEEDFSKLFKVKADFDVEVPHDERQERQYARFIAKLCREESLPHFGADAVAEVIRQGFRFADRHDRLSLRFSLVSDLIREAGYWAKKDGHSFVTRADVESALDHQRHRADLPEQWIQDEIREGTLMVDLQGEVVGQVNGLSVYQLGDYAFGRPTRITARTYVGTKGLIDIQREVELAGEIHSKGVMTLAGFLAGKFAGTQPFALSATLTFEQTYSEVEGDSAAVAELTAVLSSLANLPIRQALAVTGSVNQLGEIQPIGGVNEKIEGFFESCRRRGLTGSQGVIIPSRNIKHLALNRKVVEAVEAGLFTVYAVDTIEDALELLTGVPAGERGPDGLYPHDSVYGRTAARLAEMAQIVACWGEGEGDTEKVNR
- a CDS encoding phosphotransferase is translated as MAVLKKSALERYLRDRFGPSTEVLAYGPIGKETSGAQYKQYGYGAPVRLTFRVEGQVRQAVLGTMSPGPFGHEHPADRAQAMLWDYACYSRLPKHIAALDVGAFTARNDLMSVAAAKEFFLLTQWSEGETYNKDLERLAQAAKPTAMDRKRVTALADYLATIHRVKHRDPQLYRRRLRELLGHGECIMGLTDSYPDRFAFISQELLESIETACNRWRWRLRAKHARLSQVHGDFHPWNVLFRRGTDFSVLDRSRGEWGEPADDVTSMSINYLFFSLCRHGTLTGSLETLFQSFWERYLTQSGDRAVLETTAPFFAFRGLVLASPLWYPKLSVGIRRKIFRFIENVLAADRFDPADVKRYYA
- a CDS encoding alpha amylase C-terminal domain-containing protein codes for the protein MPASLNHIHADTPMGANLVADGATFRVWAPQAKAVYVLGDFNRRRRNDASLLTRDGQGHWRGFVRGVKDRQRYMFYVVGEGGEGLKRDPYARELESPFPAECIIRRTDFPWHESGYVTPPFHEFVIYQLHVGTFFTPNLPRKGGTFLDVARKVPYLAELGVTALQLMPIQEFQTSFSLGYNGTDYFSPEMDFAVPDAELTPYVTALNRLLTARGLRRYQAKDLRGEMNQLKALVDLCHLHGLAVLLDVVYNHAGGDFGDQSLYFFDRQPVEGGQRHSLYFTEKGHAGGLVFDFEKPEVRDFLIQNAKFFLREYRVDGFRYDQVSVIDHDGAPQGWRFCQDLTDTLHAQRPQALNLAEYWNVNPYVVKPTPEGAGFDTTLTDGLRLAIRDVIGNAAAPDERPLNMSGLARSLWPEGFTEPWRFVQGPENHDIVYRGRELRIARLGDPDHPRSWFARSRARVATGLSLTAPGIPMLFMGQEFLEDKQWADDFVAHADLLLYWEGLDRGDKQMQDHLRFTRELLALRRRLPALRGGGVRVLHVHDANRVLAFHRWVEGEGRDVIVAVSLANFTRVGYRIGFPVGGPWREVFNSDVYEGWVNAGVMGNGGLVTAEPQPLHGYGFSAAVVLPANSLMVFAR
- a CDS encoding transglycosylase SLT domain-containing protein — protein: MASDFSSSESQGRHRRGRRSKSRRGWGTFLRAALRTLPLTIRLGVVAALLVVFGAGVNWAYHAAHKPTEVFFALDEALDKRPFETWREYGPLFRKHATAVITPELLAALAQVEGAGNPVARTYWRWQPSWNPLELYRPASSAVGMFQITDATFEQAKRYCVHNHRVVERGALQDVNACWFNSLYSRILPSHAIELTSALLDRGITESLARHRPVSLRQKQDLAAIIHLCGLGAGQAYVARGLRPAPHQRCGAHDVRGYLDRVNTMKRQFARLAAGESLLRIARPR
- a CDS encoding adenylyl-sulfate kinase — encoded protein: MKPSPFALWLTGLPASGKSSIVASLTPRLQALGLDAEVLESDELRRILTPTASYSQEERDVFYRAMTFMGSRLLAHGVNVIFDATASRQVYRDFARSLIPQLLEVSIDCPLEVCMARDKKGTYQRGLAGESSTVPGLQVPYEKPAKPDLTIDTTVLSSDGAAEQILALIQARRPA
- a CDS encoding cytochrome c produces the protein MPHASRSCRTDSLLVVSALWFVSLAASPASAQDFPADVTRGKGVYERHCLTCHGTGGWGDGPGAAELRVPPANFHRFKSFLKSDEELLRTIEHGVVFSPMHSWLGQLTETEMQDALAYIRLLVQQGK
- a CDS encoding zinc ribbon domain-containing protein, with protein sequence MPMYDYTCLDCGKESLIVVTLKQHEKGEVQCPKCGSTKLQQHFSPFIAHTTKKS
- a CDS encoding HPF/RaiA family ribosome-associated protein — translated: MNLEIESRNVAMTPRWKTEIEARMADLQRGHDDIIHGRVTLTKNRHHKKLDNVAEALVLVTVPTRHTMTARKEDKTFEEAIRAAFDAVAIELRKFREKRANKVVRTEPLPPLHGVVSKLFPDEGYGFILKDGGGEVYFHKNSLKGLSFEKLEDGQEVVFEEEPGEKGLHATIVQPPPTLKL